One Candidatus Zixiibacteriota bacterium DNA segment encodes these proteins:
- a CDS encoding squalene/phytoene synthase family protein, translated as MKYPDKNIKAEKFTAEMLPQVSRTFNLAIKFLPKELSRSVGLAYLLCRIADTYEDSDILNPSERQEMLLNYAALLDDCNHYDKDLVNSLENAFVDCSQPRQPDSNQATAKNLQSADDLPSIRLVENLNLVLSSVNTLPANHKKHIFNRAQEMAKGMANYTMLASGRESNVCFLKDEADWDNYCYYVAGTVGHMLTDIFSDYAGFSDTAREKLHIFGRSFGIGLQKVNVLKDAVVDTKRGICFLPQTFIDRYGVSFPQLSGTGSKGDLSGLVSAVVDVCRNHFQDSLEYIKIIPHKQLGLRMFLIVPVMLAAATMRLFSDYPQHLLEKGDIKLTRKDVWRLVRRSFYCKFSNRLLTYSFGKIYPG; from the coding sequence ATGAAATATCCTGATAAAAATATCAAAGCTGAAAAATTTACGGCGGAAATGTTGCCCCAGGTTTCCCGGACATTCAACCTGGCAATAAAATTTTTGCCGAAAGAACTTAGCCGCTCTGTGGGGCTGGCGTATCTTTTATGCCGTATTGCCGATACTTACGAGGATTCAGACATATTAAATCCGTCCGAGAGACAGGAAATGCTTTTGAATTATGCGGCGCTTTTAGATGATTGCAATCATTACGACAAAGATTTAGTAAATAGTTTGGAAAACGCATTTGTCGATTGCAGTCAACCGCGTCAACCTGATTCAAATCAAGCCACCGCTAAAAACCTTCAATCAGCCGATGATCTTCCCAGCATAAGATTAGTTGAGAATCTGAATCTGGTTCTTTCCTCGGTGAATACTCTTCCCGCGAACCACAAAAAGCATATTTTCAACAGGGCGCAGGAGATGGCTAAGGGCATGGCTAATTATACGATGCTTGCCAGCGGCAGAGAATCGAATGTATGTTTCCTAAAAGATGAGGCTGACTGGGACAACTATTGCTACTATGTTGCCGGAACTGTCGGTCATATGCTAACCGATATTTTTTCCGATTATGCCGGTTTCTCCGATACTGCCAGAGAGAAACTTCATATATTTGGCAGGTCTTTCGGCATAGGCCTTCAGAAAGTTAATGTTTTGAAGGATGCCGTAGTTGACACTAAACGCGGAATCTGTTTTTTGCCGCAGACATTTATCGACCGTTATGGTGTCTCATTTCCTCAGTTATCTGGCACCGGTTCCAAAGGAGACCTATCAGGGCTTGTCAGCGCTGTGGTTGATGTATGCCGCAATCATTTTCAGGATTCGCTCGAATATATCAAGATTATCCCTCATAAGCAGCTTGGTTTGAGGATGTTTCTTATAGTGCCGGTTATGTTAGCTGCCGCCACGATGAGGCTGTTTTCCGATTATCCTCAGCATCTCCTTGAAAAAGGCGATATAAAACTTACCCGCAAGGATGTCTGGCGTCTTGTAAGACGGTCATTCTACTGCAAATTTTCCAATCGTCTGCTAACATATTCATTCGGGAAAATTTATCCCGGGTAA
- the tsaA gene encoding tRNA (N6-threonylcarbamoyladenosine(37)-N6)-methyltransferase TrmO, producing the protein MEDFKFEPIGYIECPQLKTIDDIYDRKKREKIKAKVVLNDKFEEALEDIETFDYIWLIFIFNRNIGKGYKTKFKPRPDPSAERGLFLTRSPYRPNPIGLSCVKLLGHEKNILYFENSDIIDSTPLLDIKPYIPNSDSHPNLRAGWLDKLK; encoded by the coding sequence ATGGAAGATTTTAAATTTGAACCTATCGGCTATATTGAATGTCCTCAATTAAAAACTATCGATGATATTTACGATAGAAAAAAGCGCGAAAAAATCAAGGCTAAGGTTGTGCTCAACGACAAGTTCGAGGAAGCCTTAGAGGATATTGAAACATTCGATTATATCTGGTTGATTTTTATATTCAATAGAAATATCGGTAAAGGGTATAAAACAAAATTTAAACCCCGACCTGACCCCTCTGCTGAAAGAGGCCTTTTCCTAACAAGGTCGCCCTATCGGCCAAATCCGATTGGCTTGTCATGTGTAAAACTGCTCGGACATGAAAAGAATATCTTATATTTCGAGAACTCCGATATTATTGACAGCACGCCGCTATTGGATATCAAACCATATATTCCCAACAGCGACAGTCATCCCAATTTGAGAGCGGGCTGGCTTGATAAGCTAAAATGA
- a CDS encoding HAD family hydrolase: protein MTEAIATFDIDGTLIKRKNPNLSTAKIDAINNSINKVFSIDSIYYLDLMSPEMYGMTDRSILRKILFKIGIDKSVIDHKFDILFEEILKYFFQHRKEICDDYIILPGIVQLLDALEKRGVKLGLATGNLSEFAYWKLTGVKLGHYFKFGGFGEDNEDRSGIISAALKRANNCSNTKACHFGDTPFDIEAAKSNNILSAAISSQGGGTFDSKTLADTGADLVVNSWGEIDRILELFHK, encoded by the coding sequence ATGACTGAAGCAATTGCGACATTTGATATAGACGGCACACTTATAAAACGAAAAAATCCCAATTTATCCACTGCCAAAATAGACGCTATCAATAATTCGATAAATAAGGTGTTTTCTATCGACAGTATTTATTACCTCGATTTAATGAGTCCCGAGATGTACGGGATGACCGACAGATCCATCCTGCGCAAGATACTCTTTAAAATTGGCATAGATAAGTCGGTTATTGACCATAAATTTGATATTTTATTTGAAGAGATTTTAAAATATTTTTTCCAGCATCGCAAAGAGATTTGCGATGATTATATTATTCTGCCCGGAATTGTTCAGCTTCTTGATGCCCTTGAAAAACGGGGAGTAAAGCTTGGCCTTGCCACCGGAAATTTATCAGAGTTTGCCTATTGGAAACTTACCGGTGTAAAACTTGGCCATTATTTCAAATTCGGCGGATTTGGTGAGGATAATGAAGACAGGAGCGGCATTATTTCTGCGGCTCTCAAAAGAGCAAACAATTGCAGCAATACCAAAGCCTGTCATTTTGGCGATACGCCTTTTGATATTGAAGCCGCGAAATCCAATAATATTTTATCAGCGGCTATTTCATCGCAAGGCGGAGGAACTTTCGATTCTAAAACGCTTGCTGATACCGGAGCTGATTTGGTTGTGAATTCATGGGGGGAGATTGACAGGATATTAGAGCTTTTTCATAAGTAA
- a CDS encoding MBL fold metallo-hydrolase, with amino-acid sequence MSTLEATLIDVGWGDSIFIEADDNSGQKHYALIDSNDTTYMLSSFIYLKRYFEKQKIKYADVKPVFDFIILTHAHSDHGQGLKKIFREFGTKHFWYSKSNNLGVLAGLMKYSNRSKNVENHKAVNNHTPLPLSSLGDVEMKVLWPPPNHIENDENNNSVVLHLKLGNASIVLSGDAEEDVWHQIADRIPSDTKVFKVPHHGSVNGTFDNSHNTPWFSNCPADALLGISSHIRPYKHPHREVIELFENHNRKYFRTDRHYHITFQLQDGNVRVKYSHYNDV; translated from the coding sequence ATGAGTACGCTTGAGGCAACACTAATAGATGTCGGTTGGGGCGATTCGATTTTCATTGAAGCGGATGATAACAGCGGCCAAAAACATTACGCCCTGATTGATTCCAACGATACAACATATATGCTGTCGTCGTTTATTTATCTGAAAAGATATTTCGAGAAACAAAAGATTAAGTATGCTGATGTTAAACCGGTTTTCGATTTTATCATACTTACGCACGCGCACTCAGACCATGGCCAGGGCTTAAAGAAGATATTCCGCGAATTCGGCACGAAGCATTTCTGGTATTCAAAATCGAATAATCTCGGTGTTCTTGCCGGCTTGATGAAATACAGCAACCGGTCTAAAAATGTCGAAAACCATAAAGCTGTTAATAATCATACACCGCTGCCTTTATCATCTTTGGGGGATGTCGAGATGAAGGTTTTGTGGCCGCCTCCCAACCATATAGAAAACGATGAGAACAATAATTCGGTTGTTCTGCATTTGAAATTAGGTAACGCATCAATTGTTTTATCAGGCGATGCTGAGGAAGATGTCTGGCATCAAATAGCTGACCGCATCCCATCCGACACTAAAGTATTCAAAGTGCCTCACCATGGCTCTGTTAACGGCACCTTCGACAACTCTCATAACACACCATGGTTTTCCAATTGCCCTGCTGATGCCTTGTTAGGTATAAGCAGTCATATAAGACCATACAAACATCCCCACCGTGAGGTAATCGAACTTTTTGAAAATCATAATCGAAAGTATTTCCGAACAGATCGGCATTATCATATTACGTTTCAACTACAAGACGGCAATGTTCGGGTGAAGTATTCGCATTATAATGATGTTTAA